A window of Rosa rugosa chromosome 7, drRosRugo1.1, whole genome shotgun sequence genomic DNA:
TTATCTTATCTATTGTTCAACAACTCATAGAAGATTCTGCAACTGTTGTCCGGGAGGCTGCTGTACATAATCTTGCATTGCTGCTTCCACTCTTTCCAAATATGGACAAATATTTCAAGGTCAGCCTCACTAATATGCTTCAGAGGCTCTCATGGAGAGGAATTCTGACTTGACAGAAATGGCTACAATGTAAGCTCTAGAACAGGTTGATAACACATGGTCTAGGGAATGGAGACTTATCTCCTTATCATAATATGATGACTGACAAGAAAGAAAATGTATGAAGTGAAACACAGAAAGTGTCTCCAATTTTATGTTACTTCACTGTATTTGTAGGTTGAGGAATTGATGTTCCAATTGGTCTGCGATCCCTCTGGAGTGGTGGTGGAAACTACACTCAAAGAATTAGTCCCTGCAGTAATCAAGTGGGGGCACAAATTAGACCATGTTTTAAGAGTTCTACTATCTCATATATTGAGCTCCGCTGAGGTATGCTAGTGTTTAACTACTTAAATGATTTGTAGTCATTTTGGCTGACTGGGTCATTAACATTAATAATACTCTGTTTAATTTACATCATTGTGATATTGCAGCGCTGCCCTCCACTTTCGGGGGTTGAAGGGTCTGTGGAGTCGCATCTTCGTGTGTTAGGAGAACGAGAACGCTGGAATGTCGATGTTTTATTACGGATGCTACTGGAAATGCTTCCATCTGTGCACCAGAAGGCGATTGAGATGTCCCCATTTTCTTCTGATCCTGAAACAACTGGAACAATATTTTCTACACCTTTCCTTGAATTATATGCAGGGTAAgctccattttttttattttttattttattttttatgcagGCTTCTGGTTTCAGACAGAATGTAACCTAACTAGCAAaggttgatttattataactGCTGAGAAACTTTATCATCTGGTTAGGGGACGTGTTCAATTGCCTGCTTTTGAGTGGTTGCATGTCGACTGCATACCCGATTTGATAGAGCTTGCCTGCTTGCTACCTCCAAAAGAAGATACTTTGCGAAATCGAATCACCAGGGTATTTTTTCCATCTTTGCTGGCttttaatatttcttttttAAAGTGGTTTCTTAATTATGTCTGATCTAGATGTTCCTGATGCAGTTTTTGTTGGCTGTATCTGAACACTACGGGGATTCTTATTTGACACATATATTGCTCCCTATATTCCTTGTAGCCATTGGGGAAGATGCTCATTTGACATATTTCCCGTCTGAAAGCCATTCCAAAATTGAAGGTAGTAAGAaacaaaattttctgaaatgCGTTCACATTTTTGTGTTGACTTTAATTGTTGCTGTATATAACAGGTTTGATGCCAAGGACTGCTGTGGCTAAGAGACTGGCTACTATGTGCATCTTACCTCTTCTCTTGGCTGGAGTTTTGGGTGCCCCTAGCAAGCATGAACAATTAGTGGAGTATTTGAGAAAGCTATTAGTTGAAGGTGTGGGAAATCAGTCTACAAAGTGCAATGCTGAGATTATTGATGCTGTCCGCTTCCTGTGGTTAGTAAAGTAACAACCTATTTAAAACTAACTTGTTGCAAGTTATTGTGTTGTTGATGGGCCGTTCTTTTAATGCAGCACATTTGAAGTTCATCATGGCATGATATTTAATATACTCTGGGAAATGGTTGTCAGCTCCAACATAGATATGAAAATCAATGCGGCCAATCTGTTGAAAGTTATTGTAAGTTTAGCCATTCTTTCAGCATTCTCATTATTTATTTGTCTGACTTTAAACCTAACAATTAATTGACTGCTTTGGTTCAATAGGTTCCATATATCGATGCAAAAGTTGCATCTACTCATATTTTGCCTGCCCTAGTAACTCTGGGCTCCGACCAAAACCTTAGTGTGAAGTATGCAAGCATAGTTGCCTTTGGAGCTGTCGCCCAACATTTTAAAAATGATATGGTTTGCATTTTGTTCCCTCTGCAGTAAGTTTGTTATCGTAATGGAATAATATCTGTTCATTCGGCTGATCAGATTTAGTTTTTACTAGATTGTCGATAAGATACGGGTTCAGATGGATGCTTTTCTTGAAGATGGATCCCATGAAGCTACCATTGCTGTGGTTCATGCATTGGTAGTTGCTGTACCTCATACAACGGATAGACTTAAAGATTATATCCTCAACATATTTCCTGGAGGAATTGTTTTATTTCCTTTTTAGGCAGCATGCTCTGGATATTGACACAAAGTATTTACTTGATCGTACTGCTATTTTAGATTACTGCCAAGTTGTTGAGCAATTCTGTTTTCTTTGACACTATCTACATCTTTTATCCAAGATTTTACTGCCAAGTTGTTGAGCAATTCTGTTTTCTTTGACACTATCTACATCTTTTATCCAAGATTTTTCACCTTACTGCCAGTCTGCCTGCGAGTGACATGATGCGTCGTCGTGAGAGAGCAAATGCATTCTGTGAAGCAATCCGTGCTTTAGATGCAACAGGTTTGCATTTTCTAAATGTTAATATGTTTTTTAGCCAAACCACATAAAAAGGAATGCTAAGATGGGTTTGATTTCTCTATGACTgttcttgtttgtttgtttgtttttttttttttttcatttctctctTATTTCCCTCCCCTTGAGCTCCATTTACTTCATTTTATTTCAATAAAATGTTTTACAGGTGTCGAGTgcttgattaattaatttcagaaTAAGAAAATGTTATGCATATTAAGACACCAAGTTATGTGTTtcgtttcattttctttttattttactgTAAAGATGTTCTGCTTTTGCATACAAATAAACCGCACATGTATGAAAAACATCAGGGCTTTCTTTTTAAAAAATGTGGACACCCTCGCTTAAACATTAAGGCTTGACAATCAAGAACACCCATAGATGTGACACACTGCCCTAACCCACTTCAAATATGATTCCTCCAAAATTTGAGTCAAATTGGGAACCATAGTTGATACCCATTTTTATCATTTCAGTTCTATCTGACGTTCTGTATTTGTCTGTAATGTTTCTCCATTTTGGATGACCAAACAGTTATCAACTAAAGCGCTGCTTTCTCTGAAGTGTTGTCACAAATTTTGCAGAGTTACCTATCAAAGAGTAATCTACAAGATCAACAGTTCCAATTGTTAAAATTCATTGTGTGATTATCCAATTGATGAAATCCGCACTTATAAGTATACACTTGGTAAAAGTTGATCCCTTATACAGATGAGAAGATGCATCTTGTCATGTTCAACTTAGCTTTTAGGAGGTCACATGCTGAAAGCATCAAATTGAATGTGAAAAGATGGGCACTTTAGTGAATTACCAGAAATCATAGATATTGGCAAGAGTTTTAATGATTCCATGGACAGAGTTGGAACTTAATCATTTCTACCCACTAGTTTTTGGTTTGTAGTGCATTTTCTTGACCTCTACCTGAGATTATGTGCctgaaatattttcttatcaacaAATTACCTCAAGCCTCATCACTGTTTTGTTCATTGTTCCAGATGGTTGACCAAAACCCCATTTTCTTGTAGAAGATAGTATGCCACAAATGAATTTTCCTCAATGAACTTTAGAGTATATCGACATTTACCATTTATTTTGTATGTAGTCAACACTTAAATTTGTTACCCTTATGGTTTATTGTAACATTTTGTTTGTTCATGTGATCGTCCTataataataattgacttgCAATACTAGCTCTCAAAGAACCTGTGAAGCAAGCAAATTCATGTTTAGGGTCCTAGGCTTTCATTTTTGAGATGGCAATGACCCCAAAAATCATTGAAACAGATCTACTTTTCTCAGTTTTAAGTGTATTATTGTCAACAAAGTGTTGTGACATACTATTATGGTCACTGCAGTTTGTATtgctttctcttttattttcaaaaaaaaaagaaaaaagaaaaaaaagaaagaaacaagaaacaaataTGCTTTTGCCTTTTTCAGTGTCTTaatgattttaattttttaatgtACAGATATTTCAGCAACCAGTGTACGAGACTTCCTCCTACCTACCATCCAGAACCTATTGAAGGACTCAGATGCACTGGATCCAGTACACAAGGAAGCCCTTGAAATTATAATGAAGGAGAGATCTGGTGGTACCTTTGAGACCATCAGTAAGGTGATGGGTGCTGGACTTGCATCCTCTGTGAGCAGTTTCTTTGGTGAAGGTGGGCTGCTGGGCAAGAAGGATAGTGTTGAGCCACTGCCAGAGCCAGCTGAGTCCCCGAAGGCTGCACCACTGGCACCAGTAGAGGACACTAGATTAAGGCGCATTATGAGGGGAAATTTCACTGACATGCTCAGAGGCAAAGTAAAGGGCCAAGACGAAACTCAGAACCAATAAAGCTTAAGAGTTTTTCCTGGCCAGTGGCCAAGAGAATATTTTGCATCTCCTTCTCAGGTGGATATGGTTTTGTTCTCATTGTCAAACTTGTGATCTGATGAGTGCAAGGGAATTCTTATAATCTTTTACTTTCTGTTTCCTCATATAAAGTAAAAGGGATTAAGAAAGTAAGAAAGGAAGAGAAGTATGCATTATTGTTCTGATCGTATGGTGTTGAATTTGTTGGACTGGTGAACAACCCATTCCACATTAAACTAATAAATAGTGTTTTTGATCATTTTCTTGCACAATAATTATATCGATAACCACACTTGAATTGTCAGAATAACAAAAGTCAGAATCCTCTACTCTCTTGAGTACATGAGTGCTGCAAACGTGAACCTCGAAGGtcggtttttcttcttttgaacCATGTTATCGGTTCATGGTTGAATACCAGAAGTCCATGGCTGAATAGCTTTCCGGTAGACGGTCACGAATGTTGAATAGCTTTAGCAACACCTAGAATCCCAACATTGGGTTCATGCCCCAAGCGAAACTACACACGATGACCCTCGGGGCAAAAAAGATTGCATTCCTAGTCGAGCTTTAGCAGTATTTAATCAGCGACCTTTTCTGTACTTTGCATGTATGAGGTAGGAGTGGTATTGCTAATTTGGATACTTCCAACAGCTTCTTCaataatttctttattttgtagatgttcaagtaaatccagaatatgtgtctggcccaaactctaggttacttgacctagttataatagggttttgaattagagatattcttagatatccgattaattgtacgattatctttccttgtacaactctgattctatgtcttgtaatcctctatataaagaggcccctattatcaatgaaagcacgactcaattctctctcaattcagttttccttaaacacgttatcagcacgaagccctaaccctgaaacaaatagccaaaccctgattcaagaagctaaaaccctaaattcaaatacaaaaccttgaagccttgataggagcataaaatgcgacgtttataatttttaaaccctatattttgctaagttatttcctttatcttgatcaatttaacttagttagtgtttttacaggtgtaaatggagtctcaaagtccaaaaatgactaaggaaggcacaagtggcgcaggaatgggaagaaatgaagaaatggaagttctcccagtttgactaggaaaaggaatcctagttgaagtaggagtctgaagctgacttggactaggagttctacttggacaaggaaacccagtTATACTCAAATAAGGAAACCTAGTGTGATAAGGAGTCCCTGtgggataaggattactcaagaaggttccggaagagtgtggaagcatctcggaaaaggaagcagtgttcaactaggaaacctacttgcatatggagttctactcatactaggagagcattggaacgttcatgaagaatctagaagtctcaagaagatcatatgccgtgcacatggaagagaaagcaacaaggaattcggatttcaaagcaatgtggagtttggatttctagttgagtatggattggaattgccgtgagattcttgaaggttctagggagttcttgacgtttcattcttcaaaaaaggcgtggaagacatgtgagaggcatgtgatgtgaaggaaaaccgaagtggacttaagttgtgctttaaaagtcaaatccattacagattcgaattactgcctgtgcagatcagtcaacttcaacggagcatagaaaatcgctcagagctcagaaaattatgatctttatatggttggaaagctacagatgtctagtttccagaaacgtttacagctcgtcgatatctattttctagaagaagttatggccgttttagtggactgaggtcaatcctgccggaaatctgtctTGTAACAaagaagtcctaaatcaacacaactttggagaaaccaagtagaaacgaattgggagtgctttggacgtcttcctatatataccttgtgtgtATGACGTTCAGGGGAAGACAcattattctccacaatttcgtttctcaccggtttgctcttgagtttcaggttttcgcatcttgcaagttcctagccgtgccGTCCTCCATCTTTGCCATGATCTTCACTTTGTGCCGCCGCCTTGGATCTgcgttggaccttgggacgtaactaagggttgttcataccacctttCATATGTATTCTTCTCGGTTTTATGACTTGTTAGATagaaatttctgttttgattttctttgtgtaaaaccgaaaccatgagttaactttctgatttttggatgctattttgatgttctttttaatgattgatgtgtttatgtgtgttTGATTCTTGTTGATTGCCAATTTTATGGattgataatctgattttgttttatagataacttttgcatgtttttgttctttgagtgcacgcttaggatgattgcatgtaattggagctagtaattaggttcatGCGTTGTGACCCTAATTCAATatggtagtaaaggctttggacaaaggtcgaaatcagattatgcatgtaa
This region includes:
- the LOC133720368 gene encoding uncharacterized protein LOC133720368 — its product is MDVEKSSLCNCVVNFLLEENYLLTAFELLHELLDDGRDDQAIRLKNFFSDSSQFPPDQISRFNSLRVADPQSLLQEKEAVEEKLAISEYELRLAQEDILKFKTELQKKAESPVTELRESNASVNNGPQYQRQKTDVSFSDLGPLKDNERRDLNCAVKEYLLIAGYRLTVMTFFEEVTDQNLDVWQNSPACVPDALRHYYYQYLSSTTEAAEEKISMLRKNELLLEKNEKLNHEKLCLVKNKDMAEGQISALNKSLESLQKDLKDKENLVQDLKQSLEHQRKELNDCRAEVTALKMHIEGSRSGRNMVATDVDHVQSLSLEKYKEEVKSLQMELEILRSNIANAPDYIVSVQAGKESMQMEEKVVVMDEEKSIIQHPVDALTRVVEEADQSLAADDNLITPKEVSEEYSVNPSNGSTALTNGESVSKQNVEPSASTMLHLTTDDHTAETASEKRGLQTIQILADALPKIVPYVLINHREELLPLIMCAIERHPESSTRDSLTHTLFNLIKRPDEQQRRIIMDACVSLAQNVGEMRTETELLPQCWEQINHTYEERRLLVAQSCGELAEFVRPEIRDSLILSIVQQLIEDSATVVREAAVHNLALLLPLFPNMDKYFKVEELMFQLVCDPSGVVVETTLKELVPAVIKWGHKLDHVLRVLLSHILSSAERCPPLSGVEGSVESHLRVLGERERWNVDVLLRMLLEMLPSVHQKAIEMSPFSSDPETTGTIFSTPFLELYAGGRVQLPAFEWLHVDCIPDLIELACLLPPKEDTLRNRITRFLLAVSEHYGDSYLTHILLPIFLVAIGEDAHLTYFPSESHSKIEGLMPRTAVAKRLATMCILPLLLAGVLGAPSKHEQLVEYLRKLLVEGVGNQSTKCNAEIIDAVRFLCTFEVHHGMIFNILWEMVVSSNIDMKINAANLLKVIVPYIDAKVASTHILPALVTLGSDQNLSVKYASIVAFGAVAQHFKNDMIVDKIRVQMDAFLEDGSHEATIAVVHALVVAVPHTTDRLKDYLLSKIFHLTASLPASDMMRRRERANAFCEAIRALDATDISATSVRDFLLPTIQNLLKDSDALDPVHKEALEIIMKERSGGTFETISKVMGAGLASSVSSFFGEGGLLGKKDSVEPLPEPAESPKAAPLAPVEDTRLRRIMRGNFTDMLRGKVKGQDETQNQ